The following proteins are co-located in the Anomalospiza imberbis isolate Cuckoo-Finch-1a 21T00152 chromosome 1, ASM3175350v1, whole genome shotgun sequence genome:
- the EFHB gene encoding EF-hand domain-containing family member B isoform X2 codes for MAEQPQTWPEETLPDGAPELPNAGKLSPADNTVASCLKETPRPVTPTAVRKFRNTTDPAPGAKIIFYGSAGDPDVATHLTHGIKSTSKFTVASLISPVAKSEFQEKMQNMKEAIYSSNREAPLGESHDQSLKLPEGLDIINTTFGMKVFKDLTAGELVNPPKTFEEVDQEAREGHDLYVLSHEDYYVGESVNRKYNSHFDKSSVYGMETPHYEDGRNTAKTLNWVLDLDSKRAPHLVSKQSDDFKEKYQPLVGKALDPIAETMNVPPDHTFGLVIPPDEYDVHDLLHDRVPCEFLCGKDRERVILIAVRESLKKADYRNFDVLLEALRHFDKNGDGTIHKDSLRKIFFQLNVNLDDELLESLFDCCDLDKNGLINYRDFANFLNWKDEMGVKEFEEKIITKGKKLDAYLPKDIKKEDKPLPEQEDLELKEPENSEKMSKPLTRSTDRVYTNYQTSSSQYNAVVGGIPTSCYPLCGVPSIRSDIPAPQVCRLSDTTNYGDQGNSFSVLFPSVFSQKGVYEKDLLKKRPKAEEQVVEMLLDEGNFFPAVNECSALLLPCLPILLELSACTQKRAGSRLTLPSGIMT; via the exons ATGGCGGAGCAGCCACAGACGTGGCCCGAAGAGACGCTCCCCGACGGGGCTCCGGAGCTGCCGAAC GCTGGAAAGTTGAGTCCCGCGGACAACACGGTTGCGAGTTGTCTCAAAGAGACACCCAGG CCTGTTACTCCCACCGCTGTACGAAAGTTTCGAAATACAACAGATCCAGCTCCTGGTGCTAAAATAATATTCTACGGCAGTGCAGGTGATCCTGACGTTGCAACTCACTTGACACATGGCATAAAGTCAACCTCCAAGTTCACT GTAGCTTCTTTGATAAGTCCAGTTGCTAAAAGTGAATTTCAAGAAAAGATGCAAAATATGAAAGAAGCAATTTACTCCAGTAATCGTGAAGCACCTTTGGGTGAATCACATGATCAATCTTTGAAGTTACCTGAGGGCTTGGATATAATTAATACTACATTTGGAATGAAAGTCTTCAAAG ATTTAACAGCTGGAGAGCTTGTAAATCCACCAAAAACCTTTGAGGAAGTGGATCAAGAAGCAAGAGAAGGACATGATTTGTATGTTCTGTCACATGAGGATTATTACGTGG gggaatCAGTCAATAGGAAATATAACTCACACTTTGACAAGTCTTCTGTTTATGGAATGGAAACCCCTCACTATGAAGATGGGCGAAATACAGCCAAGACCTTAAATTGGGTCTTGGACCTGGATTC gAAGAGAGCACCACACCTTGTGTCAAAACAAAGTGATGATTTCAAGGAAAAATACCAGCCTCTGGTTGGAAAAGCTCTTGATCC TATAGCAGAAACTATGAATGTTCCCCCAGACCATACATTTGGATTGGTGATCCCTCCAGATGAATATG ATGTTCATGATCTTCTTCATGACCGGGTTCCATGTGAGTTCCTCTGTGGGAAGGACAGAGAAAGAGTTATCTTGATTGCAGTTCGGGAAAGTCTGAAGAAAGCTGACTATAGGAATTTTGATGTGTTACTGGAAGCATTGAGACATTTTGATAAG AATGGTGATGGAACCATACACAAGGACAGCCTACGAAAGATCTTTTTTCAGCTGAACGTGAATTTAGATGATGAACTCCTGGAATCCTTATTTGACTGCTGTGATTTGGATAAGAATGGTCTGATTAATTACCGGGACTTTGCGAACTTTCTGAACTGGAAAGATGAAATGGGTGTTAAAgagtttgaagaaaaaataattacaaaag GGAAAAAATTAGATGCCTATCTTCCCAAAGACATAAAGAAAGAGGACAAACCACTGCCGGAACAGGAAGATCTTGAGTTAAAAGAACCAGAAAACTCAGAAAAGATGTCAAAACCACTTACAAGATCAACAGACCGTGTATATACAAACTATCAAACATCATCTTCTCAGTATAATGCTGTAGTAGGTGGTATCCCAACATCCT GTTATCCATTGTGTGGTGTTCCAAGTATTCGTTCAGATATTCCTGCTCCTCAAGTTTGCCGCCTCAGTGACACAACGAATTATGGTGACCAGGGCAATAGTTTTTCAGTATTGTTCCCTTCTGTCTTCAGTCAAAAGGGAGTGTATGAAAAAGATCTTTTAAAAAAGCGACCAAAGGCAGAG GAGCAGGTGGTGGAAATGCTGCTTGATGAAGGCAACTTCTTTCCTGCTGTGAATGAATGTTCTGCACTGTTGCTGCCTTGCCTCCCCATCCTTCTGGAACTCTCTGCATGCACTCAGAAGCGTGCAGGAAGCAGACTGACTCTCCCAAGTGGAATCATGACATAA
- the EFHB gene encoding EF-hand domain-containing family member B isoform X3 has translation MQNMKEAIYSSNREAPLGESHDQSLKLPEGLDIINTTFGMKVFKDLTAGELVNPPKTFEEVDQEAREGHDLYVLSHEDYYVGESVNRKYNSHFDKSSVYGMETPHYEDGRNTAKTLNWVLDLDSKRAPHLVSKQSDDFKEKYQPLVGKALDPIAETMNVPPDHTFGLVIPPDEYDVHDLLHDRVPCEFLCGKDRERVILIAVRESLKKADYRNFDVLLEALRHFDKNGDGTIHKDSLRKIFFQLNVNLDDELLESLFDCCDLDKNGLINYRDFANFLNWKDEMGVKEFEEKIITKGKKLDAYLPKDIKKEDKPLPEQEDLELKEPENSEKMSKPLTRSTDRVYTNYQTSSSQYNAVVGGIPTSCYPLCGVPSIRSDIPAPQVCRLSDTTNYGDQGNSFSVLFPSVFSQKGVYEKDLLKKRPKAEIKQVLHNMGLNAADERFEEIWKQVCTKHEIKELCDCEESMWNILNKIHESGIKF, from the exons ATGCAAAATATGAAAGAAGCAATTTACTCCAGTAATCGTGAAGCACCTTTGGGTGAATCACATGATCAATCTTTGAAGTTACCTGAGGGCTTGGATATAATTAATACTACATTTGGAATGAAAGTCTTCAAAG ATTTAACAGCTGGAGAGCTTGTAAATCCACCAAAAACCTTTGAGGAAGTGGATCAAGAAGCAAGAGAAGGACATGATTTGTATGTTCTGTCACATGAGGATTATTACGTGG gggaatCAGTCAATAGGAAATATAACTCACACTTTGACAAGTCTTCTGTTTATGGAATGGAAACCCCTCACTATGAAGATGGGCGAAATACAGCCAAGACCTTAAATTGGGTCTTGGACCTGGATTC gAAGAGAGCACCACACCTTGTGTCAAAACAAAGTGATGATTTCAAGGAAAAATACCAGCCTCTGGTTGGAAAAGCTCTTGATCC TATAGCAGAAACTATGAATGTTCCCCCAGACCATACATTTGGATTGGTGATCCCTCCAGATGAATATG ATGTTCATGATCTTCTTCATGACCGGGTTCCATGTGAGTTCCTCTGTGGGAAGGACAGAGAAAGAGTTATCTTGATTGCAGTTCGGGAAAGTCTGAAGAAAGCTGACTATAGGAATTTTGATGTGTTACTGGAAGCATTGAGACATTTTGATAAG AATGGTGATGGAACCATACACAAGGACAGCCTACGAAAGATCTTTTTTCAGCTGAACGTGAATTTAGATGATGAACTCCTGGAATCCTTATTTGACTGCTGTGATTTGGATAAGAATGGTCTGATTAATTACCGGGACTTTGCGAACTTTCTGAACTGGAAAGATGAAATGGGTGTTAAAgagtttgaagaaaaaataattacaaaag GGAAAAAATTAGATGCCTATCTTCCCAAAGACATAAAGAAAGAGGACAAACCACTGCCGGAACAGGAAGATCTTGAGTTAAAAGAACCAGAAAACTCAGAAAAGATGTCAAAACCACTTACAAGATCAACAGACCGTGTATATACAAACTATCAAACATCATCTTCTCAGTATAATGCTGTAGTAGGTGGTATCCCAACATCCT GTTATCCATTGTGTGGTGTTCCAAGTATTCGTTCAGATATTCCTGCTCCTCAAGTTTGCCGCCTCAGTGACACAACGAATTATGGTGACCAGGGCAATAGTTTTTCAGTATTGTTCCCTTCTGTCTTCAGTCAAAAGGGAGTGTATGAAAAAGATCTTTTAAAAAAGCGACCAAAGGCAGAG ATTAAACAGGTTCTCCACAATATGGGCCTGAATGCTGCAGATGAAAGGTTTGAAGAAATATGGAAGCAAGTGTGTACAAAACATGAGATAAAAGAGCTTTGTGATTGTGAAGAAAGTATGTGGAATATACTGAATAAGATACATGAATCAGGCATAAAATTCTAG
- the EFHB gene encoding EF-hand domain-containing family member B isoform X1, whose product MAEQPQTWPEETLPDGAPELPNAGKLSPADNTVASCLKETPRPVTPTAVRKFRNTTDPAPGAKIIFYGSAGDPDVATHLTHGIKSTSKFTVASLISPVAKSEFQEKMQNMKEAIYSSNREAPLGESHDQSLKLPEGLDIINTTFGMKVFKDLTAGELVNPPKTFEEVDQEAREGHDLYVLSHEDYYVGESVNRKYNSHFDKSSVYGMETPHYEDGRNTAKTLNWVLDLDSKRAPHLVSKQSDDFKEKYQPLVGKALDPIAETMNVPPDHTFGLVIPPDEYDVHDLLHDRVPCEFLCGKDRERVILIAVRESLKKADYRNFDVLLEALRHFDKNGDGTIHKDSLRKIFFQLNVNLDDELLESLFDCCDLDKNGLINYRDFANFLNWKDEMGVKEFEEKIITKGKKLDAYLPKDIKKEDKPLPEQEDLELKEPENSEKMSKPLTRSTDRVYTNYQTSSSQYNAVVGGIPTSCYPLCGVPSIRSDIPAPQVCRLSDTTNYGDQGNSFSVLFPSVFSQKGVYEKDLLKKRPKAEIKQVLHNMGLNAADERFEEIWKQVCTKHEIKELCDCEESMWNILNKIHESGIKF is encoded by the exons ATGGCGGAGCAGCCACAGACGTGGCCCGAAGAGACGCTCCCCGACGGGGCTCCGGAGCTGCCGAAC GCTGGAAAGTTGAGTCCCGCGGACAACACGGTTGCGAGTTGTCTCAAAGAGACACCCAGG CCTGTTACTCCCACCGCTGTACGAAAGTTTCGAAATACAACAGATCCAGCTCCTGGTGCTAAAATAATATTCTACGGCAGTGCAGGTGATCCTGACGTTGCAACTCACTTGACACATGGCATAAAGTCAACCTCCAAGTTCACT GTAGCTTCTTTGATAAGTCCAGTTGCTAAAAGTGAATTTCAAGAAAAGATGCAAAATATGAAAGAAGCAATTTACTCCAGTAATCGTGAAGCACCTTTGGGTGAATCACATGATCAATCTTTGAAGTTACCTGAGGGCTTGGATATAATTAATACTACATTTGGAATGAAAGTCTTCAAAG ATTTAACAGCTGGAGAGCTTGTAAATCCACCAAAAACCTTTGAGGAAGTGGATCAAGAAGCAAGAGAAGGACATGATTTGTATGTTCTGTCACATGAGGATTATTACGTGG gggaatCAGTCAATAGGAAATATAACTCACACTTTGACAAGTCTTCTGTTTATGGAATGGAAACCCCTCACTATGAAGATGGGCGAAATACAGCCAAGACCTTAAATTGGGTCTTGGACCTGGATTC gAAGAGAGCACCACACCTTGTGTCAAAACAAAGTGATGATTTCAAGGAAAAATACCAGCCTCTGGTTGGAAAAGCTCTTGATCC TATAGCAGAAACTATGAATGTTCCCCCAGACCATACATTTGGATTGGTGATCCCTCCAGATGAATATG ATGTTCATGATCTTCTTCATGACCGGGTTCCATGTGAGTTCCTCTGTGGGAAGGACAGAGAAAGAGTTATCTTGATTGCAGTTCGGGAAAGTCTGAAGAAAGCTGACTATAGGAATTTTGATGTGTTACTGGAAGCATTGAGACATTTTGATAAG AATGGTGATGGAACCATACACAAGGACAGCCTACGAAAGATCTTTTTTCAGCTGAACGTGAATTTAGATGATGAACTCCTGGAATCCTTATTTGACTGCTGTGATTTGGATAAGAATGGTCTGATTAATTACCGGGACTTTGCGAACTTTCTGAACTGGAAAGATGAAATGGGTGTTAAAgagtttgaagaaaaaataattacaaaag GGAAAAAATTAGATGCCTATCTTCCCAAAGACATAAAGAAAGAGGACAAACCACTGCCGGAACAGGAAGATCTTGAGTTAAAAGAACCAGAAAACTCAGAAAAGATGTCAAAACCACTTACAAGATCAACAGACCGTGTATATACAAACTATCAAACATCATCTTCTCAGTATAATGCTGTAGTAGGTGGTATCCCAACATCCT GTTATCCATTGTGTGGTGTTCCAAGTATTCGTTCAGATATTCCTGCTCCTCAAGTTTGCCGCCTCAGTGACACAACGAATTATGGTGACCAGGGCAATAGTTTTTCAGTATTGTTCCCTTCTGTCTTCAGTCAAAAGGGAGTGTATGAAAAAGATCTTTTAAAAAAGCGACCAAAGGCAGAG ATTAAACAGGTTCTCCACAATATGGGCCTGAATGCTGCAGATGAAAGGTTTGAAGAAATATGGAAGCAAGTGTGTACAAAACATGAGATAAAAGAGCTTTGTGATTGTGAAGAAAGTATGTGGAATATACTGAATAAGATACATGAATCAGGCATAAAATTCTAG